One Setaria italica strain Yugu1 chromosome I, Setaria_italica_v2.0, whole genome shotgun sequence DNA window includes the following coding sequences:
- the LOC101776784 gene encoding probable small nuclear ribonucleoprotein F isoform X1: MATVPVNPKPFLNNLTGKPVIVKLKWGMEYKGYLVSVDSYMNLQLANTEEYIDGQFSGNLGEILIRCNNVMYLRGVPEDAEIEDAE, translated from the exons ACTGTGCCAGTTAACCCAAAACCTTTCTTGAACAACCTGACAGGGAAGCCTGTAATTGTCAAACTCAAGTGGGGTATGGAGTACAAAG GATATCTTGTTTCTGTGGATTCTTATATGAACCTTCAG CTTGCTAACACAGAGGAGTACATTGATGGGCAATTCTCTGGAAACCTGGGAGAGATTTTGATCAG GTGCAACAATGTTATGTACCTCCGAGGTGTTCCAGAGGATGCGGAGATAGAGGATGCGGAGTGA
- the LOC101776784 gene encoding probable small nuclear ribonucleoprotein F isoform X2, whose translation MEYKGYLVSVDSYMNLQLANTEEYIDGQFSGNLGEILIRCNNVMYLRGVPEDAEIEDAE comes from the exons ATGGAGTACAAAG GATATCTTGTTTCTGTGGATTCTTATATGAACCTTCAG CTTGCTAACACAGAGGAGTACATTGATGGGCAATTCTCTGGAAACCTGGGAGAGATTTTGATCAG GTGCAACAATGTTATGTACCTCCGAGGTGTTCCAGAGGATGCGGAGATAGAGGATGCGGAGTGA